Within the Bacillus sp. DX3.1 genome, the region TGAAGATTTTTAAGTTGATGGGCATGGGGTACCGCCAGCATTTCGAAAAAAACACGCTAAGCAAAAAATATAATAAGCTGTCCATATGGACAGCTTATTTACATAATTATCGTTATTGGAAGTTGTAATGTGGTCTCTTGTTTTAAACGGTTAACTAACTTTAAATTTTTTTCATTTTGAAGACATGCTCAACGCCGCGAAAAAATAAGTTTATTTTCTGTTCCTGAAAGTAGCCTTTTTATATTTTCTCTATGCTTGAAAATAACTATAAACGTCATTAGGAAAGCAAATATATAAAAATATATGGTATTTCCAAAAACCGGAATAAATGAGATGGCTGCAAAAAGCATTGTAGCGCATATTGTGCCTAAAGAAACATAACGGGTAAAAACTACTATTATCACAAAAAAACAAATGCATAAAATGGCCATAACCCAGTTGATCATAAACATCACAGCTACTCCCGTAAGTGCTCCTTTGCCCCCTTTAAAACCAAAATATATCGGCCAGTTATGCCCTATAATCACTCCTGCGCCTGCTGCTAAAAGGCTTATGCAATCTTTAGCCTCTCCTGAATAAAAGTAAACGCTAAGGAACAATCCTATAAAACAGGCAATTATCCCTTTTAATATATCTCCAGCAAGAACAAATACTGCAGCAGATTTACCAAGTACCCTAAGGGTATTGGTAAGTCCGGCGCTTTTGCTTCCATGGTTTCTTATGTCCTTTCCGTATATTTTTCCTACAATCACCGCTGTATTAAGGCTGCCTAAAAAGTAGCCCAAAGCTAAGGCCGCAAAAATTTTAAAAATATCAATCATCACTCTTCTCCCTTTAAATTATTCTAATTTTCTTTTATTTCATTTTATCAGAATGTAGTATGTAGCAAACTATGAATATCTTATACATGCTTGGTTAACATAACGTCTCATTATCGGTAGCAAATAAAAAGCGAAATCCTCGTTATATCAGTGGATTTCGCTTTTTTCTTTTTATCATGATATGCATGATTGTATACATTGTAGAGATATTGGGGTTTTTCAGGTTTATGAATGTCCTGTATTAGTACAAAAATTTGTATAAAATCTTGTATAAATGAAAACAAGTGATACGTGAATTATTAGGAA harbors:
- the plsY gene encoding glycerol-3-phosphate 1-O-acyltransferase PlsY, encoding MIDIFKIFAALALGYFLGSLNTAVIVGKIYGKDIRNHGSKSAGLTNTLRVLGKSAAVFVLAGDILKGIIACFIGLFLSVYFYSGEAKDCISLLAAGAGVIIGHNWPIYFGFKGGKGALTGVAVMFMINWVMAILCICFFVIIVVFTRYVSLGTICATMLFAAISFIPVFGNTIYFYIFAFLMTFIVIFKHRENIKRLLSGTENKLIFSRR